TGAACGTGTCATGATTAAACTTTTGACCATCGACGACTCTCGCACCATTCGCCGGGTCATCAGCGGCATTGGCGCCATTTTGGGCTACGATGTCCTGGAAGCGGAGAACGGTCACGACGGCATCGAAGTCATCAAGCAGCATCTGGATGATATCGGTTTGATTTTGCTGGACTGGAACATGCCCGGCATGAACGGGTTGGAAGTATTGAAAACCATCAAGGGCAATCCGGCCTGGAAGCATATTCCCGTCATGATGGTCACCACCGAAGGAGAGCGGGCCTATATCATTCAGGCGATACAGGCGGGTGCCTGCCACTACCAAACCAAGCCTTTTTCCCAGGAGGAGATGGTGGCGCGCATTCTGGAATCCCTGGGACTGGGTGGCACGGTATAATAACGATGTTCGACGATACCGAAGATCTTCTTGAAAAGTTGGAGCAGTCCATCCACGAGGTACTGCAATCCACCATCTGGCAGGATCCCATTTATTTGGGCATCGAGGAGGTTCCCTCCTTTTCTGTCAGCAACAAGGTGACGGGTCTGATTCGGTTTCACGGCAGCGAGCATCCGGATGGCATGATCGGCATCTCCATGTCCAAAGCCTTTACGGCTTTTGTGGTCTCCAAGATCACCGGGCTGCCGGAAGACGACTTTACCGAGGACGATCTTCTCGACGGCGCTGCCGAACTGACCAACATGATTGCCGGGCGATTCAAATCCTCCGCCAATTTCGGCAGCACCTCCCTGTCTCCGCCCGTAGCGATTATCGGCACCCAGTTCCGTGCCATCTGGAAGACCCGACGCTCCACCATCATCTTGACCTTTCAGGTGGACAACGAGCTGTTGCAGGTACACGCCAGTTTTTGACGGGCTGCGGCACGCTGGCGGCCTCAATACTGGCTTGAAATTTGCTTATTAAATACGAGGAAACTCTCCGCATTCCCGCGCCGGTGACAGGGGGGCGTTTTTCCAAAACGGGGACCGGCAAAATGGCTCGCTTTGTTGATGTTATTTCTGGTAAAGTGGATAACTTGGACTTCTGTCAAGAGCATGGAGGATAGCATGCGTGTTCTGATTGTGGATGATTCCAGCGTAATGCGGAAAATCGTCACTCGTGGGTTGCGTCAGGCCGGATTCAAAATCGACGATGTCGTCGAAGCCGGTGATGGCGCCGAAGCCATGGGCATTCTTAAGACCGCCAAGGCGGATCTGATCCTTTCGGACTGGAATATGCCCAATATGGACGGGCTGACCTTCGTCCAGGAAGTGCGTAAGACCGGGGACAAGACGCCCATCGTCATGGTCACCACGGAAGGCGGCGAAGGCAAGGTGGATCTGGCCATCAAAAGTGGCGCCAACGGCCATATCAAAAAGCCGTTCACCCCCGAAATGCTGCAAGAAACCCTGGGGAAATTTTTTAAATAGGATCCCGGCAACTTTTGCCGAATCCGACAAGATTCCTGAAGGGCCAAGCGACGGAACGCGCTGTCCATGTCCGATGAACAAGCCATCAAGAAGTCCAGGGCGTTCTTTCTGAATTTTTTTACGCGCCTGGCCAACGATCTGAACACCCTTACGGCGGTGCCAGTGAGTTGCACCCTGAAGGAACTCACCTTGCTGCATGGCAAGGATGATCTGGAGGGGCTTTTCGAAACGGATCGGGCGGTCGCGCACGTCATCGAGGATGGCGCCCACAGCGGGGATGCCTTCATCATCCTCGACGTGTCCACGGCCATCGCCCTGTCCGGCTTCATGATGATGATGGGGCAGGCCGTCATCAACTCGCTGGTGAAAAACCGCGAATACAGCGAGGAGATTCAGGAAGGTTTCCAGGAGATCGCCAACCAAACCGTTGGCGCCTGGAACGATGCGGTCGAAGCCAAAATGAAGGGGTCGGGCGGACACCTCTTTCTGGATCTGCCGACCCATCATGTTCCTTATGGCGACTTTCCCTCTTTTCTCAATGCCAATGGCACCTACC
This genomic window from Magnetococcales bacterium contains:
- a CDS encoding response regulator codes for the protein MKLLTIDDSRTIRRVISGIGAILGYDVLEAENGHDGIEVIKQHLDDIGLILLDWNMPGMNGLEVLKTIKGNPAWKHIPVMMVTTEGERAYIIQAIQAGACHYQTKPFSQEEMVARILESLGLGGTV
- a CDS encoding chemotaxis protein CheX — its product is MFDDTEDLLEKLEQSIHEVLQSTIWQDPIYLGIEEVPSFSVSNKVTGLIRFHGSEHPDGMIGISMSKAFTAFVVSKITGLPEDDFTEDDLLDGAAELTNMIAGRFKSSANFGSTSLSPPVAIIGTQFRAIWKTRRSTIILTFQVDNELLQVHASF
- a CDS encoding response regulator, with amino-acid sequence MRVLIVDDSSVMRKIVTRGLRQAGFKIDDVVEAGDGAEAMGILKTAKADLILSDWNMPNMDGLTFVQEVRKTGDKTPIVMVTTEGGEGKVDLAIKSGANGHIKKPFTPEMLQETLGKFFK